From the Ruania alkalisoli genome, one window contains:
- a CDS encoding PLP-dependent cysteine synthase family protein produces the protein MARTDSRSDRAWCDEAIRKVQADAQRSADTHLHQLQLPQDWGIDVYLKDESVHPTGSLKHRLARSLFLYALANGWLSEHTTVIEATSGNTAVSEAYFARMLGLDYIAVMPRSTSQTKIERIEAYGGRCHFVDAAPDIYAEAERLAEESGGCYLDQFTYAERATDWRGNNNIAESIFEQMSAERHPVPTWVVAAAGTGGTSSTIGRYLRYRRFPTRLAVVDPENSAYYPGWCDRVSDYTTGMPSRIEGIGRPRIEASFVPSVIDHMIPVPDGASVAAMHHLDEAFRRRAGASTGTCLWGVWTLVEQMRDSGETGSIVSLICDSGDLYGSTYYDDAWLAGQGIDPAPYRERLERFFAGGALG, from the coding sequence ATGGCACGCACCGACTCACGTTCCGACCGCGCCTGGTGCGACGAGGCGATCCGCAAGGTGCAGGCGGACGCGCAGCGATCGGCCGACACCCACCTGCACCAGCTCCAACTCCCGCAGGACTGGGGCATCGACGTCTACCTCAAGGACGAGTCGGTCCATCCCACCGGCAGCCTGAAGCACCGGCTCGCCCGGTCGCTGTTCCTCTATGCGCTCGCGAACGGCTGGCTGAGCGAGCACACCACGGTGATCGAGGCGACGAGCGGGAACACGGCCGTCTCCGAGGCCTACTTCGCGCGCATGCTCGGCCTCGACTACATCGCGGTGATGCCACGCTCCACCTCCCAGACCAAGATCGAGCGGATCGAGGCCTACGGCGGCCGGTGCCACTTCGTCGACGCTGCACCCGACATCTACGCCGAGGCCGAACGACTCGCCGAAGAGAGCGGCGGGTGCTACCTGGACCAGTTCACCTACGCCGAGCGCGCCACCGACTGGCGCGGCAACAACAACATCGCCGAGTCGATCTTCGAACAGATGAGCGCCGAACGGCACCCGGTGCCCACCTGGGTGGTGGCGGCCGCGGGAACAGGTGGGACGTCGTCAACGATCGGGCGCTACCTGCGCTACCGCCGCTTTCCCACCCGGCTGGCTGTCGTGGACCCAGAGAACTCCGCCTACTACCCGGGATGGTGCGACCGAGTCTCGGACTACACCACTGGGATGCCGTCCCGGATCGAGGGCATCGGCCGGCCCCGGATTGAAGCCAGCTTCGTCCCGTCGGTGATCGACCACATGATCCCCGTGCCGGATGGTGCCAGCGTGGCCGCCATGCACCACCTGGACGAGGCGTTCCGGCGCCGCGCGGGCGCCTCCACCGGCACCTGCCTGTGGGGCGTGTGGACCCTGGTGGAGCAGATGCGCGACTCCGGAGAGACGGGCAGCATCGTCAGCCTCATCTGCGACTCCGGTGACCTGTACGGCTCCACCTACTACGACGACGCCTGGCTCGCCGGTCAAGGAATCGACCCCGCCCCCTACCGCGAGCGCCTGGAACGCTTCTTCGCCGGGGGAGCGCTGGGCTGA
- a CDS encoding LacI family DNA-binding transcriptional regulator, with amino-acid sequence MASVTLSDVAREAGVSLATASRAINGSANRTVRPDLQQRVLAAAARLGYSPDANAQAMARGRTSTLGLIVHDIADPYFSSIAAGVTTATEAAGLMVTLASTGHRPEKELAFIDLLQSQRARAIVIAGGRQDAEEANERLRAALATYRSRGGTVAVIGQPILDVHTVAIDNVGGAAELARALHGRGYRQFAVLTGPAPHLTARERTEGFTTALAGLGVEVPADRVVASEFTRDGGYEAMTELISRQADHRRRDGLGSLAVFAVNDVMAMGAMAATRDAGMRVGEDVGIAGFDDIVTLRDVTPGLSTVAVPLVDAGVRATRMALDSDGDAVVEQLDTVVVLRDSTPGP; translated from the coding sequence ATGGCCTCCGTGACCCTCAGCGATGTGGCCCGCGAGGCGGGCGTCTCCTTGGCGACGGCGTCACGCGCCATCAACGGCAGCGCCAACCGGACCGTGCGCCCCGACCTGCAGCAACGCGTGCTCGCCGCGGCAGCCCGGCTCGGGTACTCCCCCGATGCCAACGCCCAGGCGATGGCGCGCGGTCGCACGTCCACCTTGGGCTTGATCGTCCACGACATCGCCGACCCGTACTTCTCCTCCATCGCCGCGGGGGTCACGACGGCGACGGAGGCCGCTGGGCTGATGGTCACGCTCGCCAGCACCGGGCATCGTCCGGAGAAGGAGCTGGCGTTCATCGACTTGCTGCAGAGCCAGCGGGCGCGCGCCATCGTCATCGCCGGTGGCCGCCAGGACGCCGAGGAGGCCAATGAGCGCCTACGAGCCGCCCTCGCCACCTACCGCTCTCGCGGCGGCACCGTGGCCGTGATCGGTCAGCCGATCCTGGACGTGCACACGGTCGCGATCGACAACGTCGGTGGGGCGGCCGAGCTGGCACGCGCGCTGCACGGGCGCGGCTACCGGCAGTTCGCGGTCCTCACCGGGCCCGCACCGCACCTGACTGCCCGCGAGCGCACCGAAGGATTCACGACGGCGTTGGCCGGCCTCGGCGTGGAGGTACCCGCCGATCGCGTGGTCGCCTCCGAATTCACCCGCGACGGCGGCTATGAGGCCATGACCGAGCTGATCTCTCGGCAGGCCGATCATCGGCGCCGGGACGGTCTCGGCTCTCTTGCCGTCTTCGCTGTCAACGACGTGATGGCGATGGGAGCGATGGCCGCCACCCGGGATGCCGGCATGCGGGTGGGTGAGGACGTCGGGATCGCCGGCTTCGACGACATCGTCACTCTGCGGGACGTCACGCCCGGGCTGAGCACGGTGGCGGTCCCGCTCGTGGATGCGGGCGTGCGTGCCACCCGGATGGCGCTGGACTCTGACGGTGACGCTGTCGTGGAGCAGTTGGACACCGTAGTGGTGCTGCGGGACTCGACCCCAGGGCCCTGA
- a CDS encoding trypsin-like serine protease has product MTRIRTLAAGAIGLAVIAATAAPASAIRYGEDDAGEHPNVGLMIAYVEDESGVLQPSWRCSGTMMDPDTYLTAGHCTFGADAVAIWFADDLQGDERPDIFDLDAADATGTPYSHPEYDDAAFYLHDVGVVELDEPVAFDSYGQLPEQGYWDDQLATKKKDRDSFDVVGYGLQRSLPDNGTAQLTEAEWIKLQATVDLIRDDRMFGEQGAGNSVTLTNNANTGGTCSGDSGGPTFIEDSNVVAGVTSYGVNSTCTGIGGSYRIDQPDDLAWLSQFIG; this is encoded by the coding sequence ATGACGCGCATCCGCACACTCGCCGCCGGCGCGATCGGCCTGGCAGTCATCGCCGCCACCGCGGCACCGGCCAGCGCCATCCGCTACGGCGAGGACGACGCCGGTGAGCACCCCAACGTCGGTCTCATGATTGCCTACGTGGAGGATGAGTCAGGAGTCCTGCAGCCATCCTGGCGCTGTTCCGGCACGATGATGGACCCCGACACCTACCTCACCGCCGGCCACTGCACCTTCGGCGCCGATGCCGTAGCGATCTGGTTCGCCGACGACCTCCAGGGGGACGAACGACCGGACATCTTCGACCTCGACGCGGCCGACGCCACCGGCACCCCCTACTCCCACCCGGAGTACGACGACGCCGCGTTCTACCTGCACGACGTCGGCGTGGTCGAACTCGACGAACCGGTCGCCTTCGACTCCTACGGTCAACTGCCCGAGCAGGGGTACTGGGACGACCAGCTCGCCACCAAGAAGAAGGACCGTGACTCCTTCGACGTGGTCGGCTACGGCCTTCAGCGCAGCCTCCCGGACAACGGAACTGCCCAGCTCACCGAGGCCGAATGGATCAAGCTGCAGGCCACCGTGGACCTCATCCGGGATGACCGGATGTTCGGCGAGCAGGGCGCGGGCAACTCCGTGACGCTCACCAACAACGCCAACACCGGCGGCACCTGCTCCGGTGATTCCGGCGGGCCCACCTTCATCGAGGACTCCAACGTCGTCGCCGGAGTGACTTCCTACGGGGTGAACTCCACCTGCACCGGTATCGGCGGCTCCTACCGGATCGACCAGCCGGACGATCTGGCCTGGCTGAGCCAGTTCATCGGCTGA
- a CDS encoding peptidoglycan-binding domain-containing protein has translation MKRLARIVVALIVVAGLVVAGWAARGVIQTPAEASLPEPTPIAVFTDVTSGPISTRLTGSGTIQTSESTSVVASTSAGRAVISDTPVEVGEALPLCSAAIEISGRPIIALEGVVVSYRDLGPGMTGDDVEQLQVALEACGYPLVTDGVFGAQTASAVRELYESAGYDPPTRPATPENTGPGDDPEAADNSAEEPDAGDSAPQAPQREVYVPFNEIAYLDSSGVVSQVAGVNSVVGADPVLTVDHGALTFRAELTGAARVAITTDATMRIDIGSGVEVAVPDLPTAPTTNGAGEPVFPLVVPLADDTDATLAGTTASYTITVSDGVTYETVVPITALYDSAAGETFVRLRDPDGGSTPVPVTVTASAGGLAAIDGDIASGDSVQVGWQ, from the coding sequence GTGAAGCGCCTCGCAAGGATCGTCGTCGCCCTGATCGTGGTGGCAGGCCTCGTGGTCGCAGGATGGGCCGCCCGCGGGGTGATCCAGACGCCCGCCGAGGCCTCACTTCCCGAACCCACACCGATCGCCGTCTTCACCGACGTCACGTCCGGCCCCATCTCCACCAGGCTGACCGGCTCCGGAACCATCCAGACCAGCGAGAGCACCTCGGTAGTGGCCAGCACCAGTGCCGGGCGCGCGGTGATCTCGGACACGCCGGTCGAGGTGGGTGAGGCTCTCCCCCTCTGCTCGGCGGCCATCGAGATCTCCGGGCGGCCCATCATCGCGCTTGAGGGAGTGGTGGTCTCCTATCGCGACCTAGGTCCGGGAATGACGGGCGATGACGTCGAACAACTCCAAGTCGCCCTCGAAGCCTGTGGATATCCCCTCGTGACCGACGGGGTGTTCGGAGCCCAGACTGCCTCCGCAGTGCGCGAACTGTACGAATCCGCAGGCTACGACCCCCCGACGCGACCAGCCACACCGGAGAACACAGGCCCGGGGGACGACCCAGAAGCTGCCGACAACTCCGCGGAAGAGCCCGACGCCGGAGACAGCGCGCCGCAGGCGCCCCAACGCGAGGTGTACGTCCCGTTCAACGAGATCGCCTACCTGGACTCCAGCGGAGTCGTGTCACAGGTCGCAGGCGTCAACAGCGTCGTCGGGGCCGATCCTGTCCTCACCGTTGACCATGGTGCGCTCACCTTCAGAGCCGAACTCACTGGCGCGGCGCGTGTGGCGATCACCACCGATGCCACGATGAGGATCGACATCGGCTCAGGTGTCGAGGTCGCCGTCCCAGACCTTCCCACAGCTCCCACGACAAACGGTGCGGGAGAGCCTGTCTTCCCTCTTGTGGTCCCTCTCGCCGACGACACGGACGCAACCCTGGCCGGCACGACGGCGTCCTATACGATCACCGTGAGCGATGGCGTCACGTATGAAACAGTCGTTCCCATCACCGCCCTGTACGACAGTGCCGCTGGGGAGACCTTCGTGCGGCTCAGGGATCCAGACGGCGGCTCCACTCCCGTACCGGTCACAGTCACCGCATCCGCCGGCGGCCTGGCTGCGATCGACGGAGACATCGCTTCCGGGGATTCCGTCCAGGTCGGCTGGCAGTGA
- a CDS encoding ABC transporter ATP-binding protein encodes MKRDRTGPPPLRLQGIERIFGAQARIRALDGVDLEIDPGDYLAITGRSGAGKSTLLNVLGLLEQPTAGRYTVGDTEVRALRARQVDRLRGEIFGLVFQSFHLLDHLSVAQNVEVGLTYAGLRRQEALQRVEAVVEKVGLSHRLRERAATLSGGERQRVAIARTLARSPAILLADEPTGNLDESNAEAVLGLLDDVHAQGVTVIVVTHDEMTAEHAQRRIVVRDGRIERL; translated from the coding sequence GTGAAGCGCGATAGGACCGGCCCGCCACCGCTGCGGCTGCAAGGCATCGAACGTATCTTCGGAGCGCAAGCACGCATCCGAGCCCTCGACGGCGTCGATCTCGAGATCGATCCCGGAGATTACCTCGCGATCACCGGTCGCTCCGGCGCAGGCAAGTCGACGCTGCTCAACGTCCTCGGACTGCTCGAGCAGCCGACCGCTGGTAGATACACCGTCGGAGACACCGAGGTCCGGGCCCTACGCGCTCGCCAGGTCGACCGTCTGCGCGGTGAGATCTTCGGCCTGGTGTTCCAGTCCTTCCACCTGCTCGACCATCTTTCTGTCGCCCAGAACGTCGAGGTCGGCCTCACCTATGCAGGACTGCGGCGACAAGAGGCCCTCCAAAGGGTCGAGGCTGTCGTCGAGAAGGTCGGGCTCTCTCACCGACTACGTGAGCGGGCTGCCACGCTGAGCGGCGGAGAAAGACAGCGCGTCGCGATCGCACGCACGTTGGCCCGATCGCCGGCCATCCTGCTGGCCGATGAACCCACCGGAAACCTCGACGAAAGTAACGCTGAAGCAGTGCTTGGGCTGCTGGACGACGTCCACGCCCAGGGTGTGACGGTCATCGTGGTCACACACGACGAGATGACAGCAGAACACGCCCAGCGGCGCATCGTCGTCCGCGATGGACGGATCGAGCGACTATGA
- a CDS encoding ABC transporter permease codes for MRLRRPPGHAARVFAATVRQAAGSVLARPSRSILTAIGVAIGVAAFVASMGLAATLDAEVNATFDDLRATRLTVQDTRSIPVDPLFDVRTLDNTVAELPGVVAGGTMTDLASAQVSASTTGSPVDVGVVVASRGALDAALVTIADGRLYDSATDRAGTPVALVGAGAAELLGLVDAEPGQMLTIDERSVALAGVLDSPGSESQLSHSIMLSPASASMLDYQLPQELSALVRTESGAAASVASALPLAIRPAEPTAVGVSRPPEPESLRSGVQGSLDIMGLGLAALSLLVGGLGIMNAMVTAVSQRRGEIGLRRALGARPGHIVTLIVAEGSIIGLLGAVIGTATGLSAMIVVGLVSPWAPVLAQWVWLAAPGIGLALGALAGIYPARTSARLSPAEALRQ; via the coding sequence ATGAGGCTTCGACGCCCTCCCGGACACGCTGCCCGGGTGTTCGCTGCGACCGTGCGCCAGGCCGCCGGGTCTGTTCTCGCGAGACCCTCGCGGAGTATCCTCACGGCCATCGGAGTGGCAATCGGTGTCGCAGCGTTCGTCGCCAGTATGGGGCTGGCAGCCACGCTGGACGCCGAGGTCAACGCCACCTTCGACGATCTCCGGGCGACCCGCCTCACGGTCCAAGACACGCGATCCATCCCCGTGGATCCCCTCTTCGATGTCCGTACTCTCGACAACACCGTCGCGGAATTGCCCGGTGTCGTAGCCGGCGGCACCATGACGGATCTGGCCTCGGCACAGGTGAGCGCCAGCACCACCGGGTCACCGGTTGACGTCGGCGTCGTTGTTGCCTCACGCGGCGCACTTGACGCTGCGCTCGTGACCATCGCGGACGGCCGGCTCTACGACTCGGCCACCGACAGGGCAGGAACGCCCGTCGCACTGGTCGGCGCAGGCGCGGCCGAGCTTCTCGGCCTTGTGGACGCTGAACCCGGCCAGATGCTCACCATCGACGAGCGGTCCGTGGCGCTAGCCGGCGTGCTCGACAGCCCAGGATCGGAATCCCAGCTCAGCCACTCGATCATGTTGAGTCCAGCATCTGCGTCGATGCTCGATTACCAGCTTCCACAGGAGCTCAGCGCGCTCGTCCGGACTGAATCGGGGGCTGCCGCAAGCGTGGCGTCAGCCCTACCACTCGCGATACGCCCGGCGGAGCCGACTGCCGTCGGCGTCTCCCGCCCTCCTGAGCCTGAGAGCCTCCGGTCTGGAGTCCAAGGTTCCCTGGACATCATGGGTCTGGGTCTCGCGGCCCTGTCCCTCCTCGTGGGAGGCCTCGGGATCATGAACGCGATGGTGACCGCCGTCAGTCAACGCAGAGGCGAGATCGGGCTGCGTCGCGCCCTGGGCGCACGCCCTGGGCACATCGTCACGCTCATTGTCGCGGAGGGTTCCATCATCGGCCTGCTGGGCGCGGTCATCGGCACCGCGACAGGGTTGAGCGCCATGATCGTCGTTGGGCTCGTCAGCCCCTGGGCGCCGGTCCTAGCACAGTGGGTGTGGCTGGCTGCTCCGGGCATCGGGCTGGCCCTCGGGGCTCTCGCGGGCATCTACCCCGCCCGAACCTCTGCACGTCTCAGCCCTGCGGAGGCGCTCCGGCAATAG